Proteins found in one Plasmodium gaboni strain SY75 chromosome 13, whole genome shotgun sequence genomic segment:
- a CDS encoding hypothetical protein (conserved Plasmodium protein, unknown function) produces MALNIFKKKKSKDKKEELKDIKGDDTNVDNKATESTAVDSDAKLEISSKVSDKKKNKKNEDKKKKKKKDDTSESSDSSSDSDDDSEEENKKEVKKDVKNDVKKDVKNDVKKDVKNDVKNDVKKDVKNDVKNDVKKDVKKDDSSSDSDSSSDSDDSDDSDDSDSDEVEEKKEKESDKVVKPSNNTNKVEEKKKAETETDSDSDSDSDSDSDSDSDSDDEEKEEKKEAAKNKEEVTKKKDEGKAKSDSDSDSDTDSDSDSDSDSDSDSDEVKEQKDDNKLKTNNANSTNNLEVEEEKNNLNGVDGKNKRKNINVEENKKGKNKKQKLSNNIETNNMNENNMNFQDDGNFVNEKGEYILTMLNISRETTDVDIRSFLKDQLDTDYSEDTIYIHINVHNNSAYIYCSEEKVKNKLLSMHNPKFNGVPVNFLDNPHVDKKIILHHSNKDTSQQDVRNMFEQYGYIVEVFFPKTYPKIFVRFDNLQSCIKSLEQDGCLLKDKFIQVSLALNNSMQDNNKRNSMHNNNGMNKNRGGGGNKGFFGKKFSTNSNNFNNNNNNGNNYNNNNNYNNNNNNNNNGNNFNKNNKKKFSKPFNNFKNKKSFN; encoded by the coding sequence ATGATACCAATGTTGATAACAAGGCCACCGAATCTACTGCTGTAGATTCAGATGCCAAATTGGAGATTTCTAGTAAGGTGTCTgacaaaaagaaaaacaagaaaaacgaagataaaaagaaaaagaagaaaaaggaTGACACATCAGAATCGTCCGACTCCTCAAGTGACAGTGATGATGATTcagaagaagaaaataaaaaagaagtaaaaaaagatgtaaaaaatgatgtaaaaaaagatgtaaaaaatgatgtaaaaaaagatgtaaaaaatgatgtaaaaaatgatgtaaaaaaagatgtaaaaaatgatgtaaaaaatgatgTAAAAAAAGATGTAAAAAAGGATGATTCATCGTCAGATTCGGATTCTAGCTCAGATTCAGACGATTCAGATGATTCTGATGACTCCGATTCAGATGAAGTAGAAGAAAAGAAAGAGAAAGAAAGTGATAAGGTAGTTAAACCAAGTAATAATACTAATAAGGTAGAAGAAAAGAAGAAGGCTGAAACCGAAACAGATTCGGACTCAGATTCAGACTCCGATTCTGATTCTGATTCAGACTCTGATTCagatgatgaagaaaaggaagagaaaaaagaagctgcaaaaaataaagaagaagTAACAAAGAAGAAAGACGAAGGAAAAGCAAAGTCCGATTCTGATTCGGATTCTGACACAGACTCAGATTCAGATTCAGACTCAGACTCAGATTCCGATTCTGATGAAGTTAAAGAACAAAAAGATGACAATAAACTAAAGACCAATAATGCAAACAGTACAAACAATTTAGAAGTAGAGGAAGAGAAGAACAATTTGAATGGTGTTGACGGAAAAAACAAAAGgaagaatataaatgtagaagaaaataaaaaaggtaaaaacaagaaacaaaaattaagtaataatatagagacaaataatatgaatgagaataatatgaatttCCAGGATGATGGAAATTTTGTAAATGAAAAAGgagaatatatattgacTATGTTAAATATTAGTAGAGAAACAACAGATGTAGATATTCGTagttttttaaaagatcAGTTAGATACAGATTATAGTGAGgatactatatatatacatataaatgtGCATAATAACAgtgcatatatatattgttctgaagaaaaagtaaaaaataaactTTTATCAATGCATAATCCAAAATTTAATGGGGTACCTGTGAATTTCCTTGATAACCCACATGTAGATAAGAAGATAATATTACATCATTCTAATAAAGATACATCACAACAAGATGTAAGAAATATGTTTGAACAATATGGATATATAGTCGAAGTATTCTTTCCAAAGACATATCCAAAAATATTTGTGCGATTTGATAATCTACAAAGTTGTATTAAGTCACTAGAACAAGATGGTTGTCTTTTAAAAGATAAGTTTATACAAGTATCTTTAGCTTTAAATAATTCTATGcaagataataataaaagaaactctatgcataataataatggaatgaataaaaatagagGAGGAGGAGGAAATAAAGGATTCTTTGGAAAGAAATTTAGTACCAACtcaaataattttaataacaacaataataatggaaataattataataataataataattataataataataacaataataataataatggtaataattttaataaaaataacaaaaaaaaattctcCAAACCATtcaataattttaaaaacaaaaaaagttttaattaa
- a CDS encoding putative protein kinase has protein sequence MSKWNMLRNRIMWPEEFVFVIENEGNDNKFGYSYVIKYNGNIVHNNCKKHLNRVDKLLNVTHRMCENLEDENMDNNSDTFNDQNNDEEINKANQILLRLNDEKKNIKEKLSNIKTIDEKFDIIIKKEPCYIFRIDIPNLNVEPDYLREYLKKEYYNENYKDNNEKKVGNHKSLSKYDRANNQINSNNNNYYNNNYNNNNYYYGGNEEEPYKTYLYNIKLMECEDTIIDNREFFFSEAKQCGLNINVLINEGKYIKNKLYEYKEYCVHNYNEYEENDQKNEENNDNNGNRCGHMKKQQSNEFIDKKNIRTQNKSIIDRDNKKEINYEDISVLPYSDIIILKYKNVHSESNVAGFLTPFLLNGNIKTHISKNVQPYIKYHFNNELIYKNLCNIIKLMCYLQDCNICHGNIKPSNLFISNDGLNILLGNFIPRLKLQNFYFFVIHKKKNIPKYISPEMFFYLNKKMSIIDTTGKKKKPKHIEKYFYKNDIFCLGLCFYYIIMMNEDILYYINDQYIFQSKVEMMQSYITKPHLFYLLRNMLIYEYKQRPDWSALSQLIQIDRT, from the coding sequence ATGAGTAAATGGAATATGTTAAGAAATCGAATAATGTGGCCAGAGGAGTTTGTATTTGTTATTGAAAATGAAGgtaatgataataaatttgGATATAGTtatgttataaaatataatggTAATATAGttcataataattgtaAGAAGCATTTAAATAGAGTGgataaattattaaatgttACACACAGGATGTGTGAAAATTTAgaagatgaaaatatgGATAATAATTCAGATACATTTAATGatcaaaataatgatgaggaaataaataaagctaatcaaatattattaagattaaatgatgaaaaaaaaaatattaaagaaaaactttctaatataaaaacaattgatgaaaaatttgacattataataaaaaaggaaccttgttatatatttcgTATAGATATACCTAATTTGAATGTGGAACCAGATTATTTACGtgaatatttaaagaaggaatattataatgaaaacTATAAAGAcaataatgaaaaaaaagtgGGAAATCATAAAAGTCTGTCAAAATATGATAGAGCAAataatcaaataaatagtaacaataataattattataataataattataataataataattattattatggAGGAAATGAAGAAGAGCCATATAAAAcctatttatataatataaagtTAATGGAGTGTGAAGACACTATTATAGATAATCGAgaattctttttttcaGAAGCTAAACAATGTGGTCTTAATATAAATGTCCTTATAAATGAAGgcaaatatattaaaaataagttatatgaatataaagaatattgtgttcataattataatgaatatgaaGAGAATGACCAAAAAAACgaagaaaataatgataataatggGAATCGTTGTGGACACATGAAAAAGCAACAATCAAATGAATTCATtgataaaaagaatataagAACACAAAATAAATCTATTATAGACAGAGataacaaaaaagaaataaattatgAAGATATTAGTGTTTTACCTTACAgtgatataataattttaaaatataaaaatgtgCACTCCGAATCGAATGTAGCAGGTTTCTTAACACCTTTCCTCTTAAatggaaatataaaaacacatatttcaaaaaatgtacaaccttatataaaatatcattttaataatgagttgatatataaaaacctttgtaatattattaaacTTATGTGCTATTTACAAGATTGTAATATTTGTCATGGGAATATTAAACCATCCAATTTATTTATTAGTAATGATGGTTTGAATATTTTACTTGGAAATTTTATACCACGATTAAAATTACAAaatttctatttttttgttatacataaaaaaaaaaatattcctaaatatatatcacctgaaatgtttttttatttaaataaaaaaatgtcTATTATAGACACGAcaggaaaaaaaaaaaaacccAAACATATAgagaaatatttttataaaaatgatatcTTCTGTTTAGGATTATGTttctattatattataatgatgaaTGAAGATAtcttatattatattaatgaCCAATACATTTTCCAAAGTAAAGTTGAAATGATGCAATCATATATCACAAAACCACACTTATTTTACCTTTTAAGAAACATGTTGATTTATGAATACAAACAAAGACCTGACTGGTCAGCTCTCTCGCAGCTCATACAAATAGACAgaacataa
- a CDS encoding putative DEAD box helicase, whose protein sequence is LGIHKLYKEQAECLCKIFLNDDIENKIKNGIYMNDGNNEEYVSNENTHYKSNVEGNTDFSMNLNFFCDMNIVEMKNKNYTPVKKEDLQTDEFTDQIKSDITFGRNNKNGDNTANYMDDKIKSYTNDNIHQNIHQNIHQNIHHNTRDNTNECSNEDTNEYNLSSSHSKCDTFDNIENSSYKKMSQICNLNNNQSHKFYNNFLFKIPTGMGKTLIYDILIIRQVLYKGFRVILTLPTLSLINEKYEYYDKLFGDKTVSLNIKKFNSNDFTGYSYSLSTDLALCTFEQANTILSIIIKNNLKFNYLFILDEIHYINNQKRGFYIESLLTKIKYIQKNFSHIYNIKAYGFSATLSNIDQLAEWLEANVYESKTKLQQIKYLYKIDNSLYKDINKKEVERTLENCNVLDPNHLGYMMSEEFILKKNVLIFCPSKNKSEQTASFISTILPYYLNKREYKINMELKEKRFKLLKDLKDLTIKVANVEKMIMNGIFYHHSGLNINEKSLIENSFRNNILFCLCCTTTLSVGINMNIHTIIIRSLKLGKSFITKDEITQMAGRCGRSQKKMYDSTTSCKNLDDSTNKSFMTTPDRRYSDSSGLPPILDYDYDCDGKVIIFVSNAEKHYLEKILYDEEETSKLKTTLNNFQMCKFLLDFIHLKLIKTKKEMFDFLYLYSIKFFKAKSMEGAINNGIDNNDNNNNIGNNVSEKILIDVKQTFQYLFENKLITIPYEQEKNYYEHVFNKIFNINFCDINKIFDFQYINQTINPNILMKYNITQKITIFKKLYHNYKGKNISVDKQTSFFTLPFITILLIFKDIEFNKNLFQNLYVEFIKYLFLININLQQYDLFIYDILNDDDPIACTELFSYVQSASSIMEFIFNYSIVKYIYVKGLPPDVLLMIFAFCINSEINLKIHFDIYEQILMSQNKNIKNIFQFFGLNVEKLKNFELKNVDDLFDASASIIKGKLNIDQIYENLEWIKIKRFYYAMIIYDCYNDDVYQVAKKYRLKLKEIKTVYLRCIFNLSYNCRILKNFKNSLDIFCIVLENLLAKMKTKSFPFI, encoded by the exons AGATCAAATTAAAAGTGATATAACGTTTGGTAggaataataaaaatggtGATAATACTGCTAACTATATGgatgataaaataaagtcatatacaaatgataatatacATCAAAATATACATCAAAATATACATCAAAATATACATCATAATACACGTGATAATACAAATGAATGTTCTAATGAAGATACTAACGAATACAATCTTAGCAGTAGCCATTCTAAATGTGATACAtttgataatattgaaaattcatcttataaaaaaatgtcACAGATATGTAATCTGAATAATAATCAGAGtcataaattttataacaATTTCTTATTTAAAATACCTACAGGTATGGGCAAAACATTAATTTATgatattcttattattcGTCAAGTTTTATATAAAGGATTTAGAGTAATTTTAACCTTACCAACTTTATCTCTaattaatgaaaaatatgaatattatgataaattatttgGTGATAAAACAGTatctttaaatattaaaaaatttaatagTAATGATTTTACAGGATACTCATATAGTCTATCAACAGATTTGGCTTTATGCACATTTGAACAAGCTAATACCATTTtaagtattattattaaaaataatttaaaatttaattatttatttatacttgatgaaattcattatattaataatcAAAAGAGGGGATTTTATATTGAATCCTTGCTAACcaaaattaaatatatccaaaaaaattttagtcacatttataatattaagGCATATGGTTTTTCTGCGACCCTTTCCAACATTGACCAG CTAGCTGAATGGTTAGAAGCCAATGTGTATGAAAGCAAAACAAAATTacaacaaataaaataccTGTATAAAATAGACAACTCATTATACAAGGATATAAACAAAAAGGAGGTGGAGAGAACGTTGGAAAATTGTAATGTGTTGGATCCGAACCATTTGGGATATATGATGAGTGaagaatttattttaaaaaaaaatgttttaatattttgtcCATCAAAAAATAAGAGTGAACAGACTGCATCATTTATAAGTACTATACTtccatattatttgaataagagggaatataaaataaatatggaATTAAAAGAGAAGAGgtttaaattattaaagGATTTGAAAGATTTGACAATAAAAGTAGCAAACGTTGAAAAGATGATTATGAATggaatattttatcatcattcaggtttaaatattaatgagAAGAGTCTTATTGAAAATTCTTTTAggaataatatattattttgtttgtGTTGTACAACAACATTATCAGTAGGGATCAATATGAATATTCATACTATAATAATTCGTAGTTTAAAATTAGGAAAATCTTTTATAACAAAAGATGAAATTACACAGATGGCTGGACGATGTGGAAGATCtcagaaaaaaatgtatgATAGTACTACAAGTTGTAAAAATTTGGATGACAGTACAAATAAAAGTTTTATGACAACCCCTGATAGAAGATATAGTGATTCAAGTGGCTTACCTCCTATATTAGATTATGATTATGATTGTGATGGCAAAGTTATCATATTTGTATCTAATGCAGAAAAACAttatttagaaaaaatattatatgatgaagaagaaacatctaaattaaaaactacattaaataatttcCAAATGtgtaaatttttattagattttatacatttgaaattaataaaaacgaaaaaggaaatgtttgattttttatatttatatagtATCAAATTTTTTAAGGCAAAAAGTATGGAAGGCGCCATAAATAATGgtattgataataatgataataataataatattggTAATAATGTGAGTGAGAAAATTCTCATCGATGTTAAACAAACCTTtcaatatttatttgaaaataaattaattacTATTCCATATGAACAAgaaaagaattattatgaacatgtatttaataaaatattcaatattaatttctgtgatattaataaaatatttgatTTCCAATATATTAATCAGACTATTAATCctaatatattaatgaaatataatataacacaaaaaattaccatttttaaaaaattatatcataattataaaggaaaaaatatttctgTTGATAAACAAACATCATTTTTCACTTTACCATTTATAACAAtcttattaatatttaaagatATTGAATTCAATAAAAACCTATTCcaaaatttatatgttgaatttataaaatatcttTTCCTTATCAATATAAATCTTCAACAATATGatctttttatatatgatatattaaatgatgatgatCCAATTGCATGTACAGAATTATTTTCGTATGTACAGTCAGCATCAAGTATTATGGagtttatatttaattactcaatagtaaaatatatatacgTTAAAG gGCTTCCACCTGATGTTTTACTCATGATCTTTGCCTTCTGCATAAATTCCgaaataaatttaaaaatccactttgatatatatgaacaaataCTTATGTCAcagaataaaaatatcaaGAACATTTTTCAGTTTTTTGGTCTGAACGTTGAAAAGTTAAAAAATTTCGAGTTAAAAAATGTTGATGATCTTTTCGATGCTTCTGCAAGCATTATAAAGGGAAA aTTAAATATTGACCAgatatatgaaaatttgGAATGGATAAAAATTAAGAGATTTTATTATGCAATGATTATTTATGATTGTTATAATGATGACGTATATCAAGTCGCCAAAAA GTACCgattaaaattaaaagaaatcAAAACTGTATATTTAAGATGTATATTTAATCTTTCTTACAATTGTCGAATCctaaaaaattttaaaaactctct GGATATATTCTGTATTGTTTTAGAAAATTTGCTGGCGAAAATGAAGACAAAAAGTTTCCCGttcatttaa